Proteins found in one Mytilus edulis chromosome 2, xbMytEdul2.2, whole genome shotgun sequence genomic segment:
- the LOC139511852 gene encoding uncharacterized protein, translated as MKATIILAVVVLATMCGSGQAGGYSVTNSCYSKGGYCTHYTCDYKGYICDSTTKYSDCPNIKCCLPDPHYVKPKPIARSYNPTKVYNTNPVYNNKGYCSNYDSCRAGYYFYSKSAYNCNSYKGCCIPRDPHGQGFCAEYGSCPAEYYFCNNKGYYYYDTSRYVDCHGYKGCCLPNKGY; from the exons ATGAAAGCAACAATAATACTTGCAGTCGTAGTTTTAGCCACAATGTGTGGATCAG GTCAAGCTGGTGGGTATTCTGTAACCAACAGTTGTTACAGTAAAGGTGGTTACTGCACCCATTACACTTGTGATTATAAAGGATATATTTGCGATAGCACGACTAAATACTCCGATTGTCCTAATATCAAATGTTGTCTTCCTG ATCCACATTACGTCAAGCCAAAACCAATTGCACGAAGCTACAACCCCACCAAAGTGTACAATACCAACCCAGTATACAACAACAAAGGATATTGTAGCAATTATGACAGTTGCCGTGCTGGGTACTACTTTTATAGCAAGAGCGCCTATAACTGTAATTCTTATAAAGGATGTTGTATCCCAC GTGACCCACACGGTCAAGGATTCTGCGCTGAGTATGGCAGTTGTCCTGCAGAATATTATTTCTGTAACAACAAAGGCTACTATTACTATGACACCTCACGCTACGTAGATTGTCATGGTTACAAAGGATGTTGTCTTCCTA ataaaGGTTATTGA